One window from the genome of Rufibacter tibetensis encodes:
- a CDS encoding NAD(P)H-dependent oxidoreductase, whose product MRPDDKNAALSPDKRPFRIMIISGSDRRQYNCPGVDSKSRTLMLKMAEMLPQDWEIDYEDLGNVYARARIQSCNACVSTSMALCVWPCNCYEKDSKKEPDLLWDLDLYSRLDMADAWAIIGPVNWYAPTSNLKLMFDRLVCMNGGNPDEKTIEHKNPEKAMALEHTEEWETMSLNHLEGRTAAFFCYGDEGGDEMDESGRPKLLRHKHYFDPEKEPFDHMRDAYAPLVWQSRYGGVEVPDQLWTYCTTGKDRKYSENQAEDMIQENEFMASFSGWVQRFETFVRLKGKVTPGKYRAYGFEAPAHHWANVQDGIRYVRMMVGKAPEGSSPRIQEELGLNQDATLHTKKGEGEKLREKE is encoded by the coding sequence ATGAGACCAGACGATAAAAATGCGGCGCTTTCGCCTGACAAAAGGCCTTTCAGAATCATGATTATTTCCGGGTCTGACAGGCGACAATACAATTGTCCGGGGGTAGACAGTAAGTCGCGCACCCTCATGTTGAAGATGGCCGAAATGCTGCCGCAGGACTGGGAAATAGACTATGAAGATTTAGGAAACGTGTACGCCCGGGCCAGAATCCAGAGCTGCAATGCCTGCGTGTCTACGTCTATGGCCTTGTGCGTGTGGCCTTGCAACTGCTATGAGAAAGACAGCAAAAAAGAGCCTGACCTCCTATGGGACCTGGACCTGTATTCCCGCTTAGACATGGCAGACGCCTGGGCCATTATAGGACCGGTGAATTGGTACGCGCCCACCAGTAACCTGAAGCTGATGTTTGACCGCCTGGTATGCATGAACGGCGGCAACCCCGACGAGAAAACCATAGAACACAAGAACCCTGAGAAAGCCATGGCCCTGGAGCACACTGAAGAGTGGGAAACCATGAGCCTGAACCACCTGGAAGGCCGGACTGCCGCCTTTTTCTGTTACGGTGACGAGGGTGGGGACGAAATGGATGAGTCCGGCAGGCCGAAACTACTGCGCCACAAACACTATTTTGATCCTGAGAAAGAGCCTTTTGATCACATGCGAGACGCGTACGCCCCTTTAGTATGGCAAAGCCGCTACGGCGGGGTAGAGGTGCCAGACCAGCTGTGGACCTATTGCACCACTGGCAAAGACCGCAAGTACAGTGAGAACCAGGCGGAAGATATGATCCAGGAAAATGAATTTATGGCGTCCTTCTCTGGTTGGGTGCAGCGTTTTGAAACGTTCGTCCGCCTGAAGGGAAAAGTAACTCCTGGTAAGTACCGTGCTTACGGGTTTGAAGCACCCGCTCATCATTGGGCCAATGTGCAGGATGGGATTCGTTACGTTAGGATGATGGTGGGAAAAGCGCCTGAAGGTTCTTCGCCTCGAATTCAGGAAGAGTTGGGGTTGAATCAGGATGCCACTCTGCATACCAAAAAAGGAGAGGGCGAAAAGCTAAGGGAAAAGGAGTAG
- a CDS encoding NADP-dependent oxidoreductase — protein MANKMNAAFYHEFGGPEKIKIGELEIPELQEGEVLVRVKAAGVNPVDNAVLAGWLSGKLPVQFPVIPGWDVAGVVEDRGFSARRFNVGDEVYAYARRPLVQQGTFAEYLVIPESYLASKPKNLSFEEAAGIPLVGLTAYQSMFDAGQLQAGQTVLILGASGGIGNLGIQLAKWKGATVIGVASQKNHAFMQELGADHTIDYNGTHVGEAVKELFPDGVDLIFDAASGDTLQQSLIALKPDGRLVSILNTGEDLDKSINFQYVFVEPNSTELEHLREIAEAGKLKVHVSKTYSLNQTGEALAQIASHHTRGKIVVVP, from the coding sequence ATGGCAAATAAGATGAATGCAGCCTTCTACCACGAGTTTGGCGGGCCAGAAAAGATAAAGATTGGAGAACTGGAAATCCCCGAACTGCAGGAAGGCGAGGTGTTGGTGCGCGTGAAAGCGGCCGGGGTGAACCCCGTAGACAATGCCGTTCTGGCCGGTTGGCTGAGTGGGAAATTACCTGTGCAGTTTCCGGTTATTCCCGGGTGGGACGTAGCCGGTGTGGTGGAAGACCGAGGGTTCAGTGCCCGCCGGTTTAATGTGGGAGACGAGGTATATGCCTATGCCCGAAGACCTCTTGTACAGCAGGGCACCTTTGCCGAGTACCTGGTGATTCCAGAGAGTTACCTGGCTTCTAAACCCAAGAACCTGAGTTTTGAAGAAGCAGCCGGCATTCCGTTGGTGGGCCTCACGGCGTACCAATCCATGTTTGATGCCGGGCAACTGCAAGCCGGACAAACGGTGCTGATTTTGGGTGCCTCAGGTGGTATCGGAAACCTGGGCATTCAATTGGCCAAATGGAAAGGAGCCACCGTCATAGGAGTAGCCAGCCAGAAGAACCACGCCTTCATGCAGGAGTTAGGAGCTGACCATACTATAGACTACAATGGGACCCACGTAGGCGAGGCGGTGAAAGAGCTGTTCCCAGACGGGGTGGACCTGATCTTTGACGCCGCCAGCGGTGATACCCTCCAGCAAAGCCTAATTGCACTTAAACCCGACGGCAGGCTAGTCTCAATCCTGAACACCGGCGAAGACCTGGACAAAAGCATCAACTTCCAGTATGTCTTTGTAGAACCTAACTCCACGGAGCTGGAACACCTGCGGGAAATTGCTGAGGCCGGTAAGTTGAAAGTACACGTGAGTAAAACATACTCTTTAAATCAAACTGGCGAAGCCCTTGCCCAGATAGCCAGCCATCATACTAGAGGCAAGATTGTAGTGGTGCCATAA
- the arsC gene encoding arsenate reductase (glutaredoxin) (This arsenate reductase requires both glutathione and glutaredoxin to convert arsenate to arsenite, after which the efflux transporter formed by ArsA and ArsB can extrude the arsenite from the cell, providing resistance.), which produces MITIYHNNRCSKSRQALDLLQQQGQEVQIVQYLTHTPTKEELREVLEKLKLGPEDIIRKGEKLYKESYAGQHLTQDEWLQVLAENPVLIERPIVINGDKAVIGRPPENVLTIL; this is translated from the coding sequence ATGATAACTATATACCATAATAACCGGTGCAGCAAAAGCCGACAGGCGCTGGATCTGCTTCAACAGCAAGGACAGGAGGTACAGATTGTGCAATACCTTACCCACACCCCTACCAAAGAAGAATTGAGAGAAGTGCTGGAGAAGTTGAAACTGGGGCCGGAAGACATTATTAGAAAAGGAGAGAAGCTTTATAAAGAAAGCTATGCCGGCCAACACCTAACCCAGGACGAATGGTTGCAGGTATTAGCAGAAAATCCGGTCTTGATAGAGCGGCCCATTGTGATCAACGGAGACAAAGCGGTAATTGGGCGTCCACCCGAGAATGTTCTGACTATTCTGTAA
- a CDS encoding TIGR04283 family arsenosugar biosynthesis glycosyltransferase → MISIIVPTYNEAEQVGQTISRIIAASGGHGLEILVVDGCSTDGTGAIAERFGATVIHSAQKGRAIQMNKGAAQAKGKILYFLHADSIPPQGFIDQILATYRQGAQSGCFRLAFDYPHWFLRANAWFTRFNCNSLRFGDQSLFVTKEVFEKSGGFREDLMVMEDQEIIHRLKKLGTFRVLPDVVVTSARKYVENGVFRMQGIFYLIWSLYYLGFSQRRLVALYKKLIREHKL, encoded by the coding sequence ATGATTAGCATTATAGTACCTACCTACAATGAAGCCGAACAGGTGGGGCAAACCATCAGTCGGATTATTGCCGCCTCCGGGGGGCATGGTCTGGAAATACTGGTGGTGGACGGCTGCAGCACTGACGGCACCGGGGCAATTGCAGAAAGGTTTGGCGCTACCGTGATACACAGTGCTCAAAAAGGAAGGGCAATTCAAATGAACAAAGGCGCGGCTCAGGCAAAAGGCAAAATCCTTTATTTTCTGCATGCAGACAGTATTCCACCCCAAGGTTTCATAGACCAGATTCTGGCCACTTACAGACAAGGGGCACAAAGCGGTTGTTTTCGGTTGGCCTTTGATTACCCGCATTGGTTTCTAAGAGCGAATGCCTGGTTCACCCGGTTCAATTGCAATAGCCTTAGGTTTGGCGACCAAAGTCTGTTCGTAACAAAAGAAGTATTTGAAAAAAGCGGTGGCTTCAGGGAAGATTTAATGGTTATGGAAGACCAGGAAATCATCCATCGTCTGAAAAAGCTGGGAACGTTCAGGGTACTGCCAGATGTGGTGGTTACCTCGGCCAGAAAGTATGTAGAGAACGGAGTGTTCCGGATGCAAGGCATTTTCTACCTTATCTGGAGCCTCTATTACCTGGGGTTTTCCCAGCGGAGATTAGTGGCTTTGTATAAAAAGTTGATACGGGAACATAAGCTGTAG
- a CDS encoding CsbD family protein, which produces MNTNDGMNTHEGEYRTRGTWNEMKGKMKMAYGDLTDDDLTYDEGQEDKWLGRLQQKLGKTEHEIKSWLRSL; this is translated from the coding sequence ATGAACACGAATGATGGAATGAACACCCACGAGGGTGAATATAGAACAAGAGGTACCTGGAACGAGATGAAGGGTAAGATGAAAATGGCCTACGGAGACCTTACGGACGACGACTTAACGTATGACGAAGGTCAGGAAGATAAATGGCTGGGAAGACTTCAGCAAAAGCTAGGGAAAACCGAACATGAAATAAAATCCTGGTTACGGTCCTTATAG
- a CDS encoding APC family permease produces the protein MSTPHLERRLGLAQATAINMIDMVGIGPFITLPMVIGMMNGPYFLYAWIAGAVLSIVDAMIWSELGAAFPKAGGSYNFLKEAYSEKGAGRFMSFLFVWQTMIQAPLVIASAAIGFASYFSYLVPLTDITSKLVSGGVVVLIVVLLYRKIESIGKISVLLWVGVLLTMAWIIGGGLANGNFLQPLREMNEGLTVNYGFVAAIGFASVKTVYSYLGYYNICHLGAEIKNPTQNIPRSMFYSIAGIAALYLLMNISVVSVVPWQEAKDSEFVVSLFIQRLAGNTAATIVTVLILWVAFASVFSATLGYTRIPYAAAADGAFFKVFARLHPTKHFPHYSLLFLGGVAFVFSMLFRLSDVISAILAMRILIQFMGQGVGLLLLRKNRSKEDFPYKMPLFPLPVIIALLMWAGILLSTGLTMVISGLVVITLGAIVYMIKAKVNHEWPFRAEAPNPDLKNQLFP, from the coding sequence ATGTCTACACCTCACTTAGAACGCCGCCTGGGGCTGGCGCAAGCCACGGCCATTAACATGATTGACATGGTGGGCATTGGGCCATTTATTACCCTGCCCATGGTCATTGGCATGATGAACGGTCCCTACTTTCTGTATGCCTGGATTGCCGGAGCCGTGCTGTCCATTGTGGATGCCATGATCTGGAGCGAGTTGGGTGCCGCCTTCCCCAAGGCGGGCGGGAGCTATAACTTCTTGAAAGAAGCCTACAGTGAGAAAGGCGCGGGCCGGTTCATGAGTTTCCTGTTTGTGTGGCAGACCATGATCCAGGCCCCACTGGTGATTGCCTCGGCGGCCATCGGGTTTGCTTCTTATTTCTCGTACCTGGTTCCCCTGACAGACATCACCTCCAAACTGGTGAGTGGCGGCGTGGTGGTCTTGATTGTGGTATTGCTGTATCGAAAGATAGAGTCCATAGGCAAAATCAGTGTGCTGCTGTGGGTGGGCGTGCTACTCACCATGGCCTGGATTATTGGTGGCGGACTGGCGAACGGAAACTTCCTGCAACCCCTGCGCGAGATGAACGAAGGCCTTACGGTGAACTACGGCTTTGTGGCCGCCATCGGGTTTGCGAGCGTGAAAACGGTGTACAGTTACCTAGGCTACTACAACATCTGCCATTTAGGGGCCGAAATCAAAAACCCGACCCAAAACATCCCGCGCAGCATGTTCTACTCTATTGCGGGTATTGCGGCACTGTACCTGCTCATGAACATAAGTGTGGTGAGCGTGGTGCCGTGGCAGGAAGCCAAAGACAGCGAGTTTGTGGTGAGTTTGTTTATTCAGCGGCTGGCCGGGAATACCGCTGCTACCATTGTCACCGTCCTGATTCTGTGGGTAGCGTTTGCCTCGGTATTTTCGGCTACCTTGGGGTACACCCGCATTCCGTACGCCGCCGCGGCCGATGGCGCTTTTTTCAAGGTCTTCGCCCGTCTGCACCCCACCAAACATTTCCCACATTATTCTTTGCTGTTTCTGGGCGGCGTAGCATTTGTTTTCAGCATGCTGTTCCGGTTGAGCGATGTGATTAGTGCCATTCTGGCCATGCGCATTCTCATCCAGTTCATGGGCCAAGGCGTGGGCTTGCTCCTCCTCCGGAAGAACCGCAGCAAGGAAGATTTCCCATACAAAATGCCGCTGTTCCCGCTGCCGGTGATCATTGCCTTGCTCATGTGGGCGGGTATTCTGCTGTCTACTGGCCTGACCATGGTAATCTCGGGCTTGGTAGTGATCACGTTGGGAGCCATCGTTTATATGATCAAAGCAAAGGTAAACCACGAGTGGCCGTTCAGAGCTGAGGCTCCAAATCCCGATTTAAAAAATCAGCTCTTTCCTTAA
- a CDS encoding GH92 family glycosyl hydrolase gives MKKLLLPVFLLLHFTSFSQKPKYDLVRWVNPIIGTHKMGHTYPGATAPFGMVQLSPDTDTIPYEVNGGYNKDVYKYCAGYQYDDPTIVGFSHTHFSGTGHSDLGDFLLMPTTGKLQLNPGTEAKPESGYRSKFSHANERAEPAYYSVQLDDHNIQAELTATNRVGMHQYTFPKSDEAHIILDLMHGIYNYEDKNTWTFLRIENDTLITGYRQTNGWARTRTVYFAMSFSKPFHQYGNKDYSKAQVYRGFWRKFDQTKNFPEMAGKQLRAYFDFKTMEGEKIKVKFALSPVSTEGALANMRAEIPHWDFGRVKDESQAKWNQELSKVRATLPTKDDYINFYTALYHTFLGPTTYMDVNGQYRGLDQNNHAAKNFTNYTTFSLWDTYRALHPWFNVVQPKRNADMVESMLAHYDQSVHNMLPVWSHHANENWCMIGYHSVSVISDAIMKGTYSGDANRALDACVATARQGYYDGLNFYMQLGYVPEDKNSSSVSKTLEYAYDDWCIVQISQKLGRQDIYQEFSKRAQNWKNVYDKSIGYMRPKLSNGTFKKEFDVLSTHNQGFIEGNAWNYSLYVPQDPTALIQTMGGNAKFVPHLDSLFTMHLPDEFFKDTEDITREGIIGNYVHGNEPAHHVAYLYNWTDQPWKTQERVRMILKKQYQAAPDGLGGNDDCGQMSAWYLFSSLGFYPVAPGSEQYSLGSPAVKDATIQLENGKTFQIEAKNQSEKNVYVQKVELNGKTLNQPILNHSDLVKGGKLTFYMSSKPKK, from the coding sequence ATGAAAAAGCTTCTGTTGCCTGTTTTTCTTTTACTTCACTTTACTTCCTTCTCCCAAAAACCGAAGTATGATTTAGTCCGCTGGGTGAACCCGATTATCGGGACGCACAAGATGGGTCATACCTATCCGGGAGCTACGGCGCCCTTTGGAATGGTGCAGCTCTCGCCAGATACCGATACTATTCCTTACGAGGTAAACGGCGGCTACAACAAAGACGTGTACAAGTACTGCGCGGGCTACCAGTACGATGATCCCACTATTGTGGGCTTCAGCCACACGCACTTCAGCGGCACCGGTCACTCCGATTTGGGTGATTTCCTGCTCATGCCCACCACCGGCAAACTACAGCTGAACCCCGGCACCGAGGCCAAACCCGAAAGCGGCTACCGTTCCAAATTCTCTCATGCCAATGAACGCGCGGAGCCTGCTTACTACAGCGTTCAACTGGACGACCACAACATTCAGGCGGAACTCACGGCCACCAACCGCGTGGGCATGCACCAGTACACGTTCCCCAAATCAGACGAGGCGCACATCATTCTGGACTTGATGCACGGCATCTACAACTACGAAGACAAAAACACCTGGACCTTCCTTCGCATTGAGAACGATACCTTGATTACCGGTTACCGCCAGACGAACGGTTGGGCACGTACCCGCACGGTGTATTTTGCGATGTCGTTTTCGAAGCCTTTTCACCAATATGGCAACAAAGACTACTCCAAGGCCCAGGTGTACCGCGGCTTCTGGCGCAAGTTTGACCAAACCAAGAACTTCCCCGAAATGGCCGGCAAACAGCTCCGCGCTTACTTCGATTTCAAGACCATGGAAGGGGAGAAGATCAAAGTGAAATTTGCCTTGTCGCCGGTGAGCACCGAAGGCGCTCTGGCCAACATGCGCGCCGAGATTCCGCACTGGGACTTTGGCCGCGTGAAAGACGAGAGCCAGGCGAAATGGAACCAGGAACTGAGCAAAGTACGCGCCACCCTGCCCACCAAAGACGACTACATCAACTTCTACACCGCGCTCTACCACACCTTTCTCGGCCCCACCACCTACATGGACGTGAACGGGCAGTACCGCGGCCTGGACCAGAACAACCACGCGGCCAAGAACTTCACAAATTACACCACCTTCTCGCTCTGGGATACCTACCGCGCCCTGCACCCCTGGTTTAACGTGGTGCAGCCCAAACGCAACGCCGACATGGTAGAGTCCATGCTGGCGCACTATGACCAGAGTGTGCACAACATGCTGCCCGTGTGGTCGCACCACGCGAACGAAAACTGGTGCATGATCGGGTACCACAGCGTGTCGGTCATCTCAGATGCCATTATGAAAGGCACCTACTCCGGAGACGCCAACCGCGCGCTGGATGCCTGCGTAGCCACTGCCCGCCAAGGCTATTACGACGGTCTGAACTTCTACATGCAACTGGGTTACGTGCCCGAAGACAAGAACAGTTCCTCGGTTTCCAAGACGCTGGAGTACGCCTATGACGATTGGTGCATTGTGCAAATCTCGCAGAAACTAGGTCGCCAGGATATTTACCAGGAATTCAGTAAACGCGCCCAAAACTGGAAGAACGTGTATGACAAGAGCATCGGGTACATGCGGCCCAAGCTGAGCAACGGCACCTTCAAAAAGGAGTTCGACGTGCTGAGTACCCATAACCAAGGCTTCATTGAGGGCAACGCCTGGAACTACAGCCTCTACGTACCGCAAGACCCCACCGCGTTAATCCAGACCATGGGCGGCAACGCCAAGTTCGTGCCGCACCTGGACTCGCTCTTCACCATGCACCTGCCGGATGAATTCTTCAAAGACACCGAGGACATCACCCGCGAAGGCATCATCGGGAACTACGTGCACGGCAACGAGCCTGCCCACCACGTAGCCTACCTTTATAACTGGACCGATCAGCCCTGGAAAACCCAAGAACGCGTACGCATGATTCTCAAAAAGCAATACCAGGCAGCCCCAGATGGTTTAGGCGGCAACGATGACTGTGGCCAGATGAGCGCCTGGTACCTGTTCAGCTCCCTCGGGTTCTATCCGGTAGCACCTGGCTCTGAGCAGTATTCCCTAGGAAGCCCGGCGGTGAAAGACGCCACCATCCAACTTGAAAACGGCAAGACTTTCCAGATTGAAGCCAAAAACCAGAGCGAGAAGAACGTGTACGTGCAGAAAGTGGAGCTGAATGGCAAAACTTTAAATCAACCAATATTGAACCACTCAGACCTGGTGAAAGGCGGGAAGCTGACCTTTTACATGAGCAGTAAGCCAAAGAAGTAA
- a CDS encoding aminoacyl-histidine dipeptidase codes for MSTQIEKLEPTALWQNFADLNAVPRPSKKEERVIKFIQDFGNSQGFDTITDEVGNVIIRKAASPGMENRQTVVLQSHLDMVHQKNANTEFDFNSQGIDMYVDGDWVKAKGTTLGADNGIGVATLMALLVSRDIAHPPLECLFTIDEETGMTGAMGLKGGLLTGTILLNLDTEDDRELTIGCAGGVDVTATGSYNEEHIPFDFAGYRLSITGLTGGHSGMDIHLGRGNANKLMNRILYQAASKFNARVYSIDGGSLRNAIPRESFAEVAVPEAKAEVFEQFLLKQAEILQSEYSLTDPNLQLQVEPIDLPEFAISYDFQNQLLRALYACPNGIYRMSPAISGLVQTSNNLARVLVKDGSYSIQCLTRSSVDSEKTDLAQAIQSTFELAGASVTQKGSYPGWTPNPDATIVKTMTNLYKELFNEEPHVNACHAGLECGILGTNYPQMEMISFGPNITGAHSPDEKVQISSVQKYWSFLLETLKQIPVKA; via the coding sequence ATGAGCACCCAAATAGAAAAATTAGAACCTACTGCCTTGTGGCAAAACTTTGCGGACCTGAACGCCGTGCCCCGCCCTTCCAAGAAAGAAGAACGGGTGATCAAGTTTATTCAGGACTTCGGGAACAGCCAGGGGTTTGACACCATCACAGATGAAGTGGGCAACGTCATCATCCGGAAAGCGGCTTCGCCGGGCATGGAAAACCGCCAGACCGTGGTGCTGCAAAGCCACCTGGACATGGTGCACCAGAAAAACGCCAACACCGAGTTCGACTTCAACAGCCAGGGCATTGACATGTACGTAGACGGCGACTGGGTCAAAGCAAAAGGAACCACGTTAGGCGCCGACAACGGCATTGGCGTGGCCACCCTCATGGCCTTGCTTGTCTCCAGAGATATTGCTCACCCGCCGCTGGAGTGTCTGTTTACCATTGACGAGGAAACCGGTATGACTGGTGCCATGGGCCTGAAAGGCGGCCTGCTTACCGGCACTATTTTGCTGAACCTGGATACCGAAGACGACCGCGAACTTACCATTGGCTGCGCGGGTGGCGTGGATGTAACCGCGACTGGCTCTTACAACGAAGAGCACATTCCGTTTGACTTTGCCGGCTACCGTCTCAGCATTACCGGTCTTACCGGCGGCCACTCGGGCATGGACATTCATCTGGGACGGGGCAACGCAAACAAGCTCATGAACCGCATTCTGTACCAGGCGGCAAGTAAATTCAATGCGCGCGTGTACAGCATAGACGGTGGCAGTCTGCGCAACGCTATCCCCAGAGAGTCGTTCGCTGAGGTGGCCGTACCAGAAGCCAAAGCCGAGGTTTTTGAGCAGTTTTTGTTAAAACAAGCCGAAATCCTGCAATCAGAATATTCCCTTACCGATCCTAATTTACAATTGCAGGTAGAGCCAATTGATTTGCCTGAGTTCGCGATATCCTATGATTTCCAGAACCAGTTGCTGCGTGCGCTGTACGCTTGTCCTAACGGAATTTACCGCATGAGCCCAGCCATCTCTGGACTGGTGCAGACTTCCAACAACCTGGCGCGCGTGCTGGTGAAAGACGGGTCTTATTCCATCCAGTGCCTTACCCGTTCGTCTGTAGATTCAGAAAAAACAGATTTAGCCCAAGCTATCCAGAGCACCTTTGAACTGGCAGGCGCCAGCGTAACCCAGAAAGGATCTTACCCCGGCTGGACTCCTAACCCAGATGCTACCATTGTGAAAACCATGACTAACCTTTACAAAGAGTTATTCAACGAGGAACCGCACGTGAATGCGTGCCACGCCGGGTTAGAATGTGGTATACTGGGCACAAATTACCCGCAGATGGAAATGATTTCCTTTGGGCCTAACATCACAGGCGCCCATTCCCCTGATGAGAAAGTGCAAATCAGTTCCGTTCAGAAATACTGGTCCTTCCTGCTGGAAACCTTAAAACAGATTCCGGTTAAAGCGTAG
- a CDS encoding threonine aldolase family protein codes for MLYSFTNDYSEGCHPNILQKLTESNLTQQAGYGNDAFTLESVAAIRGLCGKPDLDVHLVAGGTLANLIVLGAFMKSYESVISAETGHINNHEAGAIEATGHKIETVATPNGKLRPEDIKPLINKFPEYHTVKPRIVYISNSTEIGTIYKKQELVELSAFCRENNLLLYMDGARLAMALSAKSNDLTLADIASLTDIFYLGATKCGGLIGEAIVITNEALKKDFKYYIKQRGALMAKGRLFGIQFAELLRDNLMFELGNHANELAQRIAQHFQSLGFTFLTQSETNQIFPILPDSLIQELSKKYGFFVWKKMQEGYSAIRIITSWATPDEYVDQFIQDATALSEQVK; via the coding sequence ATGCTTTATAGTTTCACCAATGACTACAGCGAAGGCTGTCACCCCAACATCCTTCAAAAATTAACCGAATCAAATCTTACCCAACAGGCCGGGTACGGCAACGATGCTTTCACCCTGGAGTCAGTAGCTGCAATTAGGGGACTATGCGGTAAGCCAGACCTGGATGTGCACCTGGTGGCGGGAGGTACGCTGGCCAATCTGATTGTCCTGGGTGCCTTCATGAAATCTTATGAGTCAGTCATATCGGCGGAAACCGGGCATATCAACAACCATGAGGCTGGGGCCATTGAAGCAACTGGGCACAAGATTGAAACAGTGGCTACCCCAAATGGAAAACTTCGTCCCGAAGATATAAAGCCTCTCATCAACAAATTCCCCGAGTACCATACCGTAAAGCCCAGAATCGTTTACATCTCCAATTCCACTGAGATTGGGACCATTTACAAAAAGCAGGAACTGGTAGAATTGTCTGCCTTCTGCCGCGAGAACAACCTGCTGTTATACATGGATGGAGCCAGGTTAGCCATGGCTTTATCTGCCAAAAGCAATGACCTTACCCTCGCCGACATTGCTTCTTTAACCGATATCTTCTATTTGGGAGCCACTAAATGCGGCGGTTTGATAGGCGAAGCTATCGTAATCACAAATGAGGCTCTCAAAAAAGACTTCAAATACTACATTAAACAGCGGGGCGCGCTTATGGCCAAAGGAAGGCTGTTCGGTATCCAGTTTGCCGAATTGCTAAGAGACAACCTTATGTTTGAGTTGGGCAACCATGCCAATGAACTGGCCCAGCGCATTGCCCAACACTTCCAATCATTAGGGTTCACCTTCTTAACTCAATCAGAGACAAACCAGATTTTCCCTATCCTGCCAGATTCCCTCATCCAGGAACTCTCTAAAAAGTATGGGTTCTTTGTCTGGAAGAAAATGCAGGAAGGCTATTCTGCCATCAGAATTATTACTTCTTGGGCCACCCCAGACGAGTATGTGGACCAGTTCATTCAAGACGCCACTGCCCTTTCTGAGCAGGTAAAGTAA
- a CDS encoding aldo/keto reductase — MTYRELGNTGERLSALGLGCMGMSQAYGTRDNAESIATLHRALELGINFWDTADVYGPHHNEELISQVLVPNRDKIFIATKFGFKQTADGKMDFDGSPAYMRTAVEGSLKRLKVDVIDLYYAHRIDPNVPVEEMVGAMAQLVQEGKVRYLGLSEASAASIRKAHAVYPIAAVQSEYSLLTRDAEQEVIPLCQELDIVFVPFSPLVRGLVTNTVSLESLPEGDMRKSLPRFQNQDNWDNNQKLAQAFAEFAANKNCTPAQLALAWVLAQSETIIPIPGTKRRKYLEENAAAVDVQLSMDDIKGLEDLLARYPHVGERYNPEQYRLVNN, encoded by the coding sequence ATGACATACAGAGAACTAGGGAATACCGGCGAAAGGCTCTCGGCGCTGGGGTTAGGCTGCATGGGCATGAGCCAGGCCTACGGCACCCGCGATAATGCGGAATCTATCGCCACGCTGCACCGTGCGCTGGAACTGGGCATCAATTTCTGGGACACCGCCGATGTCTACGGACCGCACCACAACGAGGAACTCATCTCGCAGGTGCTGGTGCCTAACCGCGACAAAATTTTCATCGCCACCAAGTTCGGGTTCAAGCAAACTGCAGACGGAAAGATGGATTTTGACGGCTCCCCTGCGTACATGCGCACTGCCGTGGAAGGCAGCCTGAAACGCCTGAAGGTAGACGTGATTGACTTGTACTACGCCCACCGAATAGACCCTAATGTACCGGTAGAGGAAATGGTGGGCGCCATGGCCCAGCTGGTGCAGGAAGGAAAAGTGCGTTACCTGGGTTTGTCAGAAGCTTCCGCCGCCTCCATCCGGAAGGCCCACGCCGTGTACCCCATTGCCGCCGTTCAGTCTGAGTACTCCCTGCTCACCCGAGATGCAGAGCAGGAAGTCATTCCGTTGTGCCAGGAACTAGATATTGTGTTTGTGCCTTTCAGTCCCTTGGTACGTGGGTTGGTCACCAATACTGTGAGCCTAGAAAGTCTGCCCGAGGGCGATATGCGAAAGTCTCTGCCCCGCTTCCAGAACCAGGACAATTGGGATAACAACCAGAAACTGGCCCAAGCCTTCGCAGAATTTGCGGCAAACAAGAACTGCACTCCGGCCCAACTGGCTTTGGCGTGGGTACTAGCCCAAAGCGAAACCATCATTCCCATCCCTGGCACTAAACGCAGAAAATATTTAGAGGAAAACGCCGCCGCCGTTGACGTGCAACTCTCCATGGATGACATCAAAGGATTGGAAGATCTTCTGGCCAGGTACCCGCACGTGGGCGAACGCTACAATCCGGAGCAGTATAGATTGGTAAATAATTGA